The Elgaria multicarinata webbii isolate HBS135686 ecotype San Diego chromosome 13, rElgMul1.1.pri, whole genome shotgun sequence region ATTAGCGCGTTTATACACATTTTCAGAGAAGGCTATTTAACACTAGTTAACTACAAGCTTTCCCTAATGTTGTGTGTTGCCCTTTCATTACCCTATCGTATGTaacatatttttttcctctttagtTTTTATAGTATGCTgtctctgaatcttgacatggcttaggGGCTCAGTgtgtcttaatccagccctgctagTGGGCAAGGGGGGCACTATTTGGACTCTGCTTGGGCTCACTCTATTGAGAGAATACTGCAGGATAAAGCATgtcgatgtgtgtgtgtgtgtgtgtgtgtgtgtgtgtgtgagagagagagagagagagagagagagagagagagagagagagagagagagagagagaattatttgTTTTTCCAAGTAGTGTGATGTTTATCAGAAATCTGTCGTTTCTCTACTCCAAAAGAGCCAGATATCACTAGATCCTGCTGTTTGCATTCAGTGTTTacagttggctggctggcatcaggAACTCTGGCCTGTAATCAACACTACAGTAAAATAAAAGTGCTGTTTTACAGCCCAGTTTGCTAGTGTTGTTCATATCAGAGCCACCTGGCTTTGCCAGAAATACAGGCAGGGCTATCTCCATTGGCAAGATAAATATCGTGGAGCATTTACAGAGGCCCACACCTTAGCCACTGCTTACCCTGAAGTCTTTGTTCACTTGGCTCCTGTTCCAGGCTGTTGCTGCCTGCTCACATGCATGGGAATAGTAACAAGAGCACAGAGAAGGCTCAGCAGCCTGCAGCTGCCCTATCCTCTCCTTCTAGGCAGATTGGCTtgacagcagcagtgcaaaacctcaggcacaggagccaaaccaagccctctgggattccccagaagacCACACTCCCTTCTCCTTACCCATACGCCCTTCCCCCCAAACactggtcatttggtggtttcagcAGGGGACCCACACTATCATCTGCTGCCTGTAACTTCTGTGTTTTCCATTGAAATGGTACGACATTTTCAGGCATTCTACTGCCTTCCAAGCACTGGACCTGCCAGTTTTCAGACATTCTAAAGGAATTTCAGACATACTGGAGTTCTGAGAATGTAGCTCAGTGCTTCAGGAAACAAGAAACCTACTGAGAGCTTTTGCTAATTTTATCAAGTGTCTTTTGGCTTTCCTTGTCATTTCTCCTAACGTTTTGCCTAAGAGAATGTGAAGGAATTATTTTGTACTTAGTTTGGATatttcttgggggagggggtaatTGTTCTTTGCTTTATGACTCATTCactctttttttctgaattgttttaatgtgggattgttgttgttttctgtgtaGGCTGGTTAGTTTAAAATCAATAAGACAAAAGATCATGCAGTTGCCAGTAGGTCTACAGAGCAGGGGAGAGGACAAGAGGATCCACAACAAGTCAGGAGCCTTGCTCAGCTCTTTGGAGACAAAATGCCTGCTCTGGAAGAAATACATGTTTCACTTTTGCACAAATGTTTCCATCGAGCTTGACAGAAGGAATGTAGGGCAAAGGTGAGCAGAGCACAGGTTGGCTTTAACACATAAAAAGTCAGGTTTTTTTAGTAAAAtgtagaggaagggggaaatagaGAGAAATCTtcgaaggaaaaaagaaacagaaagagaaagaaaatcagaGAGCTACTTTTAGGAAAAGCTGAATGCTGGGGGAAAACTGAATGCTTGCAAAAGGTGAGAACTCTGACATTGCTGAGAAGAATCTAGAGAAAATAGGGACCCAATCTAATCAGCTAGATGCATTTACTCTGGTTATTTTCTTATCCTTTTGCTCTTTTGGTTTTGCATGTATGACAGGGGAAATTCCACATCTATTTCAGTTTCCACTTCGGCAAAAATTTGGTGGCCACTcttaggctggagtgctggtgaAAAGCAATCTGTTACCAGCTACACTGACAGTTTGACATGGGAGGTTTTCTGGGTTGAGTATTGATGGCTGAAACATTCCAGTAGCAGTACTCGGGCAGGCCATGAGAGAATCCAAAGAGAAATGATGAAcccacaattaaaaataaaaataaaaataaaccaaaggTGGGGGAAGGAATAAACATGTGGCACAGCAATTTACATTTcaagaaacatttattttttaataagggGAAACATATATTAAATGGAGGTTTGAAAATTAGCAAGTAATTGAAGAGCATTTGAGTAcacatggattttttaaaaaagtaattatgTATCCTGCCAGTCAAACTGcccacatattttaaaaaaaatgtggtttaggCTTAAAACAGCTTCCCCCACAACCTGCTGCACTCCAgggatgttggactacaactcctatcatccacagccagGCAAGTGGGCTTCTCTTGGGAAGGCACCTTTTAATTTTGGTTCCCCTAATTGAAAAGGTTCAGTCTCCAGAGCTGACCGCCTGTGCTTTAGGTTTGAGAGGCGTGGGGAGAGAGAGCAAAAGACCAAAGGCCTTTAGATTAGATCGGagtcaaaatttctcagaagttaTTTTTCTCTGAGAAAATgtcttgattccccccccccccttcaactcTCCACCACCAGATCCAGGAGGGGGAAAAAGCCATGTTGCCAAATTATCTctgaatcaatctctctctccatTCTGTTTGTTCTTTGATATGACAGctgccattcccctccccccccacacacacacagtgtctcAAAAAGCCACTAGGCCTCTGGCACTCTGGaggattcaaaatggtggccaggccaCCCGCCAACACATTTATTGCTGGTGCCActcatagcagcagcagcagaaaaaaagaagaagaaaaacaacaaaaacatttggggggaaatgaagatgtGTATAGTAATGGTGAATCCCACCccgagaaactgttggagaatttcttcttccCCTGGATAAATTCAGCAAAAGtgtctcacccaccccaccccaccccacccacatacaCTAATTTCTGTCTACGTGAAGACAGGTGAAGAATATCAAGAGACAATTAGCATACAGATCTACTTTAGATGTCATAATCCACTTTGAATTCATgaagtcccatttattgggaaggaggagggaacgGTGTCTGTGATTCATTTTCTCCTCCAAAGGCAATTAGCATTTTCCAAGCCAACAGCACTGACCATTTATTCAATGCAAGGCACACAATTCCCAATCCAGAAGGAGCACACACATGAAACCCCATTTCCACGTGAactaattattatttattctacTTTATGAATTTGTACCTCCTTGACCCTGGGCACCCTTTGCCAAGTGCCCCCAAGACTGTGGCATTGCCCTTCCAGGATTAGAGTGACACCCCACATTTTCCAGATTTGTTCTCAATGTGGAGAGAGCAAGAAAAGTTCAACAGACTTCACTAAGCCAACAAgcgaaggggaagggagggagagagaattgttgGAAGATCTCTCAAAAAAGGCATATTGAGAAATGACGGGATCCAGAAAGTCATGCTGAAAATCAATGCTTTCTCCGTGTCTAAAACAAACCAACTAGCAATTCTGGGGAGCAGCATAACAGATCATTAAACAGACAGGGAGGCAAACACAGGGTAGTTGGGTCAAGAGAGGACATTGAGTAAGAGGATGCCAACGATGGCACTCAAAAATGTGGCCTGGGAGGAGATGGCACCCAGGACTCCTGCATTAGTGCAATCTGGTTTCTTAGTCAGCTTGTAGATTTTTCCTGCGTAGGGCACCAGGGCATCCACATCCAAATCACAGGCACTCTGGGTAGCACAGCCTTTGATAGAGAAGTTGTCTTCCTTTTTGACTGTGGAGAGAATTAAGTAGAGACTCACTGTCAGAAGAACAGAACATCACCTTTCTGCCCCACTGCGCCTATTTCCTTGTTACGCTTGAGCTAGATTTTCTGTGGACATGGGAGTTACCGAACGATGGCATAAGTGGGAAAGATGGGTTGGTTCACACGTTCAGCTTTATTGCTTGAACGGCGCCATGTCTGTGTGAATGAGCCAGCACAGATCTAAAACCGCAGGTAGAACTTTTGTAGCATCCCAtgaagggatgtcagagaaatcctcatCAGATTCAAATTTCCGTGAATCCGAGCTGCAAATTCTGCAggagaccagcttttcccaagttgtaGAGATTCCATGGATTTgcaagccatttttttaaaaaaaactttaagggGGTTTTGAAGAATTTTTCACATGCACAATAACacacattagcacaagtggaatgaaattctcatacattctaaaaaaaatctaagtccgtccatgagcagatgatggaatgaaagacacctgataatctgcaaaatacagaatggatttaacaaaatctgtgcaTCCCTAGTCCTACGTCTCCTCAAATACCCATTGATGATGATGTGGGCCCTCAAGAGGCCCACCTGCCAGGGACCAGTGTTGCCATCTTCATTCTCATTCCTTGGAGGCTCTGTTTGTTGGGGAAAAGAACATTCCAGGGAAAATGGTGCCCtgaagggtcaaatttagcttattTGCAAGCTAACTTGGACTATTTTAGTGCTCTGCAGTTGCTCCATAGCTAAAGGGGTTTGCAGTGGCAAACCGCCATtttgttaaaacattaaaaatcatttGAGGCACCCTGCAGAGCACGGCCCATGGGGGTGATGGCAAAAAAATGCCCTCTGGGCCTCTCAcaattgcctacccctgatctgcATAGTGTAAAGGTGTTCCCCAGACTCATGGATGATGGTCATTCCCACATTTCATGGTTCCCAGAAGCTCAAATCTTGAAACTCTGGAGACAGAAGCTTGGAGCTAAAGGTTGTTACCCAGCAGATGAGGGAACAGGATCTAGGAGGGTAGTGACCAGGATGCCTCCAACACAGAAAAAAAGCAGCAGTAAGTTAGCTGGGGAGAAAGCTTCAGGGAACGGTTCCCTCTTCCTGACCCCCACAATCCCTGATTTTGAGCTGCATGTCCTTTAAGGACATGCAGCATAGGAGGCAAAGAGGGGGATGATATAGGAAATGTTATATTGcttcgtgtgtgtttttaaacggTGGTCCTAAATACCAAGTGTTTAAGAGCAATCTGAGTAGTGCCAACTCCAGGTATTTGAGGGCCTTAGACAAGACAAGCCATGGGCCTCTTCCCTCAATGAGTGAACCACCtaaccaccattgtcaccattaGCTATGGGTCCTCAtcttctttcccatcattgctaccatttgcttgcttggcaggtcTCAGAAACTGGGGACTTTGggtcagatagggtgaccatatgaaaaggaggacagggctcctgtatctttaacagttgcatagaaaagggaatttcagcaggtgtcacttgtatatatggggaacctggtgaaattccctcttcatcacaacagctaaagctgcaggtgccctgccctcttttaaatctggtcactctagcatagctcctgcagctttaactgttgtgatgaagaggggatttcaccaagttctccatatataccaaatgacacctgctgaaattcccttttctatgaaactgttaaagatacaggagccctgtcctccttttcatatggtcaccctaggtcagaGACTGCCTTACCCTCACCCCTTAGCCTTCATCACCAGCTTCCCAGGTTCATCACAAGGGCCTACCGCCCATCTCAGGTGAACACAGGAAGTGAGGCATGCCCAATGCATCTCCCATGCTAAGAGGCTTTTTCATCCCAACTCTTGGGAAGGTCATGGTGTGGCTCTGCTCTATATAATCCAATGTTTATATAAAATCTCTATATAATGGGGAGGaatcaggtggggtgggggtgaagaaaTACCGATAGATATCCCCATAAGGGAGATGCACTTGTCTTCGATGCCCGTGCAGGCGATGTCATTTTGGCCCACACACTGGCTCTTGTTGTTGTAATTCTCACAGACCGGGCAGTTCACCCCATTTTCAAAAGTACTAACTGAAGGCACTGGAAAACAATGAGAGGTCTTGTATTAGTGAGGTCACAGGGAACGAGTCTTATGG contains the following coding sequences:
- the LOC134408402 gene encoding phospholipase A2 inhibitor and Ly6/PLAUR domain-containing protein-like, which gives rise to MSGGNVSSTGTYKGCLTQCKPNIFTLTTSTKRSVQTSTSCCHSENCNANLTLSVPSVSTFENGVNCPVCENYNNKSQCVGQNDIACTGIEDKCISLMGISIVKKEDNFSIKGCATQSACDLDVDALVPYAGKIYKLTKKPDCTNAGVLGAISSQATFLSAIVGILLLNVLS